The following DNA comes from Lentibacillus sp. Marseille-P4043.
ACCGCAAGTCTCGGTGTCGCTACATACCCATTACATTGTGAATCCCACAGTGAGTTAATTCGTCACGCTGATCGAGCGATGTATATTGGAGCAAAGCGGAAGGGTCGCAATAAAGTAGCTGTTTACGAAGAATTGCAGACATTGTAAGCAGAAATCTCTATTATTCTAGCCTTTTCTTGCTTTTTGCAAATTTATGTTGAACATTTTTAAACAAGACTGACAAAACTCGCCTTACTTTTTAACAGACCTATGCTAGAGTGTAAAAAAGTAGCAAAGTGAGGGGAGTAAATGACTGAAAAAAAGCCACCAATCATACGGATGAACGGTAAAAAGACAAAAACAAACAGGAACAATGACTTGAAGAAAAAGAGTATGATTCACCATGAACATGCCTCCGCATTGGAAGATTCAGATAAAAACGAACGAATTCCGACATTTGATAGAAACCATTCCCTTGATGAATATGATAGAAAATACGCAGCAAATATAAAAAAGCTGGGAAACGTTAAGCCGATTATTGTTGCAGCAGTTTCTGCTGTTGTAATTGGTATTTGCTTAGGGATTATTATGTTGAATATGTTTGATGGAATTGATGACGGGACTAATAGTGAAATAGAACATACAACGGCTTCAAATACGGATACAAATACACAGGATTCAGAGCAAACTTTATCTAGCATTACGTTACAACCAATTCATGCCTTTGTGTTACAGGCAGGTGTTTTTTCGACCGAAGCAAATGCATCGCAGTGGTCTGAAAAATACCAGAAAGCCGGGTTTCCAACTACTATTTGGCAAAGAGATGATCAATTTTTCTTACTAGCAGGTATTGCCGAGACGAAGAAACAAGCGGAGTCGCTAAAAGCAAATTTTGCTGATTTTGATATTTATGTAAAAGAGTGGAATACGAAGGAAACGGAAAAACAGTTTACTCAGCCAGGGAATGAATGGATCTCGTCATTTGCTGAATTGTGGCATGAATCATTAAAAACCATAAGTGCTCAAGAAACTGTATCGGCAGAAGCATGGCAAAATTTGCTTGATGGTTACCCGAAACAGGCAGAAAAATTGTCACCGTTCTTTGAGCAAATAAGTGATTCGCGCAAAAAATTTGAGGGTACGAATATGGCAAATGAGCAAATTTTCCTCATAGACCAATGGCGTCAATTTGAATTGCATGTGTTAAATTAATATGGTTACAAAAGCAGGTATAAAAAAGATGTTCAAAAAATCACCAAATGATAAACGGCAGATCTTTCCGTTGATGACTAGGAACCTAGTTAACTTAATCGTTGATTTGCTGACTTTTTGAACAGACATTTTTAGCAAATACCTGTTTTTGTATTTTCGGGAATAAAGCCTGATGCAAAATGTCATTTCCCCTTGGTAGATATTCCGATTTTATTGGCTGAAACCCTCATGAAATCACAATTTTACCAAGTTGTTGAAACTCCTCATAATCGCTAATATAGGATTATTAAATATAAGGGGGAAAAATGATGACAACTTCATCGATTATGATTAAAGATGTACCAAAAGAAGATAGACCAAGAGAGCGCTTATTGAAGCTTGGGGCAAGCCATCTATCCAATCAGGAATTGTTTGCGATTTTACTCGGCAGTGGAACAAGAGAAGAGTCTGTAATGGCCCTATCACAACGGTTATTGATGCATTTTGAAGGATTGAGTTTATTAAAGGATGCAACGATAGAAGAACTAACTGCAATTAAAGGGATTGGTACAGCTAAGGGTGTTTTGCTTCTTTCTGCAATTGAAATAGGAAACAGATTGAATCAATATAAGCCAAGCGATCGGTATGTCATCCGTTCACCAGAAGATGGGGCAGATTACATTATGGAGGAAATGCGCGGGTTAAATCAGGAACATTTTGTTGTTTTATTCCTTAATACGAAGAATCAGATTATCCATAGACAGACCATTTTTATCGGCAGCCTCAATGCCTCTATCGTACACCCCAGAGAAGTTTATCGGGAAGCGGTTAAACGTTCAGCAGCTTCCATAATTTGTGCACATAACCACCCTTCCGGAGACCCCAGTCCTTCCCAAGAGGATATTCATGTAACAAGACGATTGGTTGAATCAGGAAAAATGATTGGGATTGAGCTTTTAGACCACATCGTTATTGGAGATCGAAAGTTTGTGTCATTAAAAGAAAAAGGTTATTTGTAGGTGAATTCCTATTAGAGGATTTTAAACACTCACTACTATAACACTATCTATTTTTTGTTTTTTTTCGTATAATATGATAGACACTACGCAAATAGGCGCCATTTTTCAATCTGGTTGTTGAAATTGGCGCTTATTATGATTAAAAAAATGTACTAAACACGATTATTACGTGTTAAAATAAAGGTTAGTCTACATTGCAAAACGTTAAATTAATCGCTATAGTTGAAGCTACATACAACTAATGAATGGCTTGTTTGGAAAGGGAGATTTTTTTGGGACGATTCAGTTTTTCACAGGATTTAGGAATAGATTTGGGAACAGCAAACACACTTGTTTTTGTAAAAGGTAAAGGTGTTGTTTTAAGAGAACCATCAGTTGTAGCAAAGAACATTGAAACAGGTGAAATAGAAGCGGTGGGAAGTTCGGCACGCAATATGATCGGCAGAACACCTGGAAATATTTCTGTGATTCGCCCGATGAAAGACGGGGTGATTGCCGATTATGATACAACAGCTGTCATGATGAAATATTATATAAAAAAGGCCATGCGAAATCGCTCCATGTTTGCTAAAAAGCCAAACGTGATGATTTGCGTGCCATCAGGTATTACGATGGTTGAAGAACGAGCGGTTATTGATGCTACAAAACAAGCAGGTGCAAAAGATGCCTTCCCAATTGCTGAACCATTTGCTGCAGCAATCGGATCAGGATTACCTGTTTGGGAACCTACTGGCAGTATGATTGTCGATATTGGTGGTGGTACGACCGAGGTTGCCGTTATTTCCTTAGGTGGGATTGTTACAAGCCAATCTATTCGTACCGCTGGTGATGATATGGATGAAGCAATTATTCAATATATTCGAAAAACGTATAATTTAATGATCGGTGAGCGATCTGCCGAATCAATTAAACTGGACGTGGGAACAGCTGGCGAGGTTCTAGACAATGAAGAAATGGATATACGCGGGCGGGATATGTTAACGGGTTTGCCAAAGACCATTTCCATTACGGCTCAGGAAATTGCTGGCTCATTAGCTGATACGGTTGAGGAAATCGTGAATGCTGTGAA
Coding sequences within:
- a CDS encoding SPOR domain-containing protein, translated to MTEKKPPIIRMNGKKTKTNRNNDLKKKSMIHHEHASALEDSDKNERIPTFDRNHSLDEYDRKYAANIKKLGNVKPIIVAAVSAVVIGICLGIIMLNMFDGIDDGTNSEIEHTTASNTDTNTQDSEQTLSSITLQPIHAFVLQAGVFSTEANASQWSEKYQKAGFPTTIWQRDDQFFLLAGIAETKKQAESLKANFADFDIYVKEWNTKETEKQFTQPGNEWISSFAELWHESLKTISAQETVSAEAWQNLLDGYPKQAEKLSPFFEQISDSRKKFEGTNMANEQIFLIDQWRQFELHVLN
- a CDS encoding rod shape-determining protein; the encoded protein is MGRFSFSQDLGIDLGTANTLVFVKGKGVVLREPSVVAKNIETGEIEAVGSSARNMIGRTPGNISVIRPMKDGVIADYDTTAVMMKYYIKKAMRNRSMFAKKPNVMICVPSGITMVEERAVIDATKQAGAKDAFPIAEPFAAAIGSGLPVWEPTGSMIVDIGGGTTEVAVISLGGIVTSQSIRTAGDDMDEAIIQYIRKTYNLMIGERSAESIKLDVGTAGEVLDNEEMDIRGRDMLTGLPKTISITAQEIAGSLADTVEEIVNAVKSTLEKTPPELAADIMDRGIVLTGGGSLLRNLDQVISDETKMPVFVTEDALDSVAIGTGKSLEYIQHFRSHPNVSSRPTIE
- the radC gene encoding RadC family protein, translated to MTTSSIMIKDVPKEDRPRERLLKLGASHLSNQELFAILLGSGTREESVMALSQRLLMHFEGLSLLKDATIEELTAIKGIGTAKGVLLLSAIEIGNRLNQYKPSDRYVIRSPEDGADYIMEEMRGLNQEHFVVLFLNTKNQIIHRQTIFIGSLNASIVHPREVYREAVKRSAASIICAHNHPSGDPSPSQEDIHVTRRLVESGKMIGIELLDHIVIGDRKFVSLKEKGYL